Part of the Leucobacter insecticola genome is shown below.
GCGGCAGCGGAGGCTGCGGACCTCGGCCCGATCAAGATCAACGCGGTCATTAAGCGCGGCGTCAATGACGATGAAGTGCTGGCTCTTGCGGAGCACTTCCGCGGCACAGGCCACACGCTGCGCTTCATCGAGTACATGGATGTGGGATCCTCGAACGGCTGGGAGATGGCCGATGTGGTGCCGTCCGCGGAGATCCTGCGCCAAATCGGTGAGGTACACCCGCTTGAGCCCCTCACCCCCACCCACCCGGGCGAAACCGCGAAGCGGTGGCGCTACACCGACGGCGCGGGCGAGATCGGCGTCATTTCGAGTGTCACCGGGGCGTTCTGCGGATCCTGCACCCGCGCCCGCATCTCGGTGGAGGGCAAGCTCTTCACCTGCCTCTTCGCAAACGAAGGCACCGACCTGCGCGCACTGCTACGCGGGGGTGCGAGTGACGACGAGCTCGCGGCAGCGCTCACCGGTGTCTGGAGCGCGCGCGACGATCGCTACTCAGAACTCCGGGCGCAGGTTCCGCCGAGCCAGTCCCCCACGCACCGCCGCATCGAGATGTCGTACATCGGCGGCTGAGCGTGGCGAACACGATCGTGAATCAGGGTGCGGGCTCCAACAGCAGTCCGCTCTGGCGCATTGTCTTCTTTGCACCGGCAGCTATCGCGCTTTTCCTGGGATTGGTGGCCGGGCTTTCGGTGGTCGCCTGAGGGCACGCCTGCCTATTCCGGCAGCATCTTCCTTGAGATCGCCTGCACGTCTCCATCGAGGCCATCAACTTGTTTTTCGAGTCTCTCAAAACGACGATCAACTTCTTCAAAACGGCGATCAACCTCTTCAAAGCGACGATCAACCTGTTCGAAACGCAACACCATCTCGCTTTTGAGCCCATCAATGCGCTCGTTCACGGCGTCAAACTTAGCATTCATGGTCCCGAACTGCGCGGTCACCCCGTCAAACTTCGCATTCAAGGTGCGCATGAACATCTGAGTGATGATCGTAAGCAATCCGATCATCGTCGCAGCGAACACCCCGATCAGGGTCCAGACTTGCGGTTCATTCATGGTGAGCACCCTCCCATTGTGACCTGTTTCAAAACAGAATGCCAGGGAAGGGCGCCGACCGCCGGGCACAAACGCAATCTGTGGATATGTTGCCCCGGAATCGGAAAAAGAGGTGCCTGTGAGCGGAAGTCCACCGGCCCCCAGACACCCCCACCACGGATGGCAGGGCGCACTCATCGCGCCTTAGCGGTCGAGCCCCACCCATTCAGAGGAGCCCGAGGCGAAATGTTGCCGCTTCCAGATCGGGACCTCGTGTTTGATCCGCTCAACCAGACGCTCGATCGCCGCAAACGCCTCGCCGCGATGCGCGGCTGCGACTGCGGCAACGAGCGCAGCATCGCCAATCTTGAGTGACCCGACGCGGTGCACCGCTGCGAACCGCAGCCCAGTGGCCGCTTGTTCTTCGGCAACGAGCTCGCGCAAGAACCGCTCCGCTTCGGGATGCGCGCTGTAGTCGAGCGCGCGCACGTCTTCGCCGCCGTCATGGTTGCGGATCACGCCGTAAAACACCACCGTCGCGCCGCAATCGGGGGCGTCGACGGCCGCGCGCACGGCGGCTTCGTCGATCGTCTCATCGGTAACGTAGGCGTGCATCTCGGTCACCTGGCACTTCCTTCAAGAAGTTCGGGGGCAAGATCCGCGAGACCACGCACCCCGCCTCGCAAAAACTGAACATCAGTATTGCCGCGTGCGATCAGCAGTTTCGCGGCCCGGATCGAGCGCGGATCACGTTCGCAGTAGACAATCACTGGGCCAAGGACTGCGGCAGCTCCGGCCTCAAGCTCGTCGATCGGCACAGCCAGGGAGCCTCTGATCCGCAGCTGTTCGCGCTCCGCAACGGTCCGCACGTCGAGCAACACCGGAGGCGCTTCAGCGCTGAGGATCGCGGCAAGTTCTTCCGCGGCGACGGCGGGCGGCTCAGGATCCGGTCCGGCACAAAACAACTCATAATCGATCAGTTCCGTCACCGGCTGGGCCGCAGGATCACCGGAGAAGCGAAGCTCGCGGGTGCCCGCGCGGAGCGAATCATAGATCAGCACCCGCCCGAGCAGCGGATCTCCGATCCCGGTGATGAGCTTCAGCGTTTCGGTCGCGAGCAGCGAACCGATCGTGCCGCAGAGTCCGGGCAGCACTCCCCGGTGCCGCAGTCGACGACGTCCTCGGGGCGGGAGGCGCCGGGAAGAGATCCCGATACCCGGGATACTTCGGCCGCCACGACACCCCCACCTGACCGTGATACTGCAGGATCGACCCCCACACGAGCGGCAGCCCGAGGATCTCGG
Proteins encoded:
- a CDS encoding molybdenum cofactor biosynthesis protein MoaE translates to MHAYVTDETIDEAAVRAAVDAPDCGATVVFYGVIRNHDGGEDVRALDYSAHPEAERFLRELVAEEQAATGLRFAAVHRVGSLKIGDAALVAAVAAAHRGEAFAAIERLVERIKHEVPIWKRQHFASGSSEWVGLDR
- the moaA gene encoding GTP 3',8-cyclase MoaA, encoding MAAPHGARQLPSTGLRDARGRQLRDLRISVTDRCNFRCVYCMPKELFGRDYPFLERSELLTFEEIERVARIAVSLGVRKLRLTGGEPLLRRGIENLVAKLAALRTPDGKRVDLALTTNGSALPVKAEALSAAGLQRVTVSLDSLREDRFQAINDVKFPLARVLDGIAAAEAADLGPIKINAVIKRGVNDDEVLALAEHFRGTGHTLRFIEYMDVGSSNGWEMADVVPSAEILRQIGEVHPLEPLTPTHPGETAKRWRYTDGAGEIGVISSVTGAFCGSCTRARISVEGKLFTCLFANEGTDLRALLRGGASDDELAAALTGVWSARDDRYSELRAQVPPSQSPTHRRIEMSYIGG
- a CDS encoding rhodanese-like domain-containing protein gives rise to the protein MLIYDSLRAGTRELRFSGDPAAQPVTELIDYELFCAGPDPEPPAVAAEELAAILSAEAPPVLLDVRTVAEREQLRIRGSLAVPIDELEAGAAAVLGPVIVYCERDPRSIRAAKLLIARGNTDVQFLRGGVRGLADLAPELLEGSAR
- a CDS encoding hemagglutinin; its protein translation is MNEPQVWTLIGVFAATMIGLLTIITQMFMRTLNAKFDGVTAQFGTMNAKFDAVNERIDGLKSEMVLRFEQVDRRFEEVDRRFEEVDRRFERLEKQVDGLDGDVQAISRKMLPE